In the Candidatus Electrothrix sp. GW3-4 genome, one interval contains:
- the katG gene encoding catalase/peroxidase HPI — MGLIYVNPEGPDGDPAPVASGRDIRETFARMGMNDEETVALVAGGHTFGKCHGAGDASHVGPEPEAAPIEEMGLGWKSSFGSGKGGDTISSGIEGAWKPEPTKWDMGYLKVLFKYDWELDKSPASAHQWLAKDVAEEDMVVDAHDPSQKHRPMMTTADLALRFDPIYEPISRRYLENPEAFADAFARAWFKLTHRDMGPRSRYLGPEVPAEALIWQDPVPEVAHKLIDADDIKQLKKKVLKAGLSVAQLVSTAWAAASTFRGSDMRGGANGARIRLAPQKNWEVNQPEQLTKVLKELEGIRAKFNEQHKKKKVSLADLIVLAGCAGIEKAAKNAGQEVKVPFRPGRTDASQEQTDGESFAVLEPKADGFRNYLKTRFTVGAEHLLVDRAQLLTLTAPEMTVLLGGLRVLGANYSGIHHGVFTARPEALTNDFFVNLLDMGTEWQASAEDEDVFEGRDRATGELKWTATRVDLIFGSNAQLRALAEVYGSADSQAKFLQDFVAAWHKVMNLDRFDLL; from the coding sequence ATGGGTCTGATCTATGTCAACCCGGAAGGCCCGGATGGTGATCCGGCCCCGGTGGCCTCGGGTCGGGATATCCGCGAGACCTTTGCCCGCATGGGCATGAACGACGAAGAGACCGTGGCCCTGGTCGCGGGCGGTCATACCTTTGGCAAATGTCACGGGGCGGGCGATGCCTCCCATGTGGGCCCGGAACCTGAGGCCGCGCCCATTGAGGAGATGGGCCTGGGCTGGAAGAGTAGTTTTGGCAGCGGCAAGGGCGGCGATACCATCAGCAGCGGCATTGAAGGGGCCTGGAAGCCTGAACCGACCAAGTGGGATATGGGCTACCTCAAGGTCCTGTTCAAATACGACTGGGAACTGGACAAGAGCCCGGCCAGTGCCCACCAATGGCTGGCCAAGGACGTGGCAGAAGAGGATATGGTGGTGGATGCCCATGATCCCTCTCAGAAGCACCGTCCCATGATGACCACCGCAGATCTGGCCCTCCGCTTTGACCCGATCTACGAGCCCATCTCCCGCCGTTACCTGGAAAACCCAGAGGCCTTTGCTGATGCCTTTGCCCGGGCCTGGTTCAAGCTCACTCACCGTGATATGGGGCCGCGTTCCCGCTATCTTGGCCCGGAGGTTCCGGCAGAGGCCTTGATCTGGCAGGATCCGGTACCTGAGGTTGCCCATAAGTTGATCGACGCTGACGACATCAAGCAGTTGAAAAAGAAGGTTCTCAAGGCAGGGCTGTCCGTTGCCCAGCTGGTCTCCACGGCCTGGGCTGCGGCCTCCACCTTCCGTGGGTCCGACATGCGTGGCGGGGCCAACGGGGCCCGTATCCGTCTTGCCCCGCAAAAGAACTGGGAGGTCAACCAGCCAGAGCAGCTGACCAAGGTGCTTAAAGAACTGGAGGGGATCAGAGCGAAGTTCAACGAGCAGCATAAGAAGAAAAAGGTCTCCCTTGCCGACCTCATTGTCCTGGCCGGTTGTGCTGGCATAGAAAAGGCCGCTAAGAATGCTGGCCAGGAGGTAAAGGTCCCCTTTCGTCCGGGCCGCACCGATGCCTCCCAGGAGCAGACCGATGGAGAGTCCTTTGCTGTGCTTGAGCCCAAGGCGGACGGCTTCCGTAACTACCTCAAGACCCGGTTCACGGTGGGGGCCGAGCATCTCCTGGTTGACCGGGCCCAGTTGCTCACCCTGACTGCCCCGGAGATGACCGTGCTCCTTGGTGGCCTGCGGGTCTTGGGGGCGAATTACAGCGGGATACATCACGGTGTCTTTACAGCTCGCCCCGAGGCCCTGACCAATGATTTCTTTGTCAATCTGCTCGACATGGGCACGGAGTGGCAGGCAAGTGCAGAGGACGAGGATGTCTTTGAGGGGCGGGATCGGGCCACGGGCGAGCTCAAGTGGACCGCGACCCGGGTGGATCTAATCTTTGGCTCCAATGCCCAGCTCCGGGCCCTGGCCGAGGTCTACGGCAGTGCCGATAGCCAGGCCAAGTTCCTGCAGGACTTTGTAGCGGCCTGGCATAAGGTCATGAACCTGGATCGCTTTGATCTTCTCTGA
- a CDS encoding HAD family hydrolase translates to MVDHAGFLDQVDAVVSSADSFLAKASGKAFPMLQERFALDYDRWLHVGDNPVSDGGGQRTRGSMPWSSETAWKRCASPWPGVTIIIPWASPSTGVVACNRLCCPWRRKISRSILST, encoded by the coding sequence TTGGTTGACCATGCCGGTTTTCTTGATCAGGTGGATGCCGTGGTCTCCTCGGCAGACAGCTTCCTGGCCAAGGCCTCGGGCAAGGCCTTTCCCATGCTCCAGGAGCGCTTTGCTCTGGACTATGATCGCTGGCTCCATGTGGGTGATAATCCGGTTTCCGACGGGGGCGGCCAGCGGACCAGGGGATCCATGCCCTGGTCCTCCGAGACGGCCTGGAAAAGATGCGCAAGTCCTTGGCCCGGCGTTACCATCATTATTCCCTGGGCCTCCCCTTCTACCGGGGTCGTTGCCTGCAACAGATTATGCTGCCCCTGGAGGCGGAAAATATCCCGCAGCATCCTCTCTACGTAA
- a CDS encoding glycosyltransferase: MPLVSVVIPCYNQGAFVDEAIHSVLAQTWQDFEIIVVNDGSTDPLTINHLQQLHFPKTRVIHTGNQGLASARNNGIREAQGEYILPLDADDRIGPTYLEQAVQLLDQEPELGIVYCKAQLFGDVATEWLLPEFSLQRILLDNIIFCTAFFRKSDWQAVGGFDPAMIYGWEDYDFWLSLLERGRKVVQIEEILFYYRVAADSMVRARPRQHKVESFARIFRKHQELYAQHIEVWVDKLLDVTEPYHQAVLFPEGSRAEDHPDRVRKVDPGVRRLQFALDPQEQGGAFLFRPADSQIILQINALYLVDAAGSEYQVPWTHGADFSRDGLLFFCTPDPFIQLTLPEKSRTGPSQHGQLIIEVEYLAFGQDCLPLLTDLLKKMEKIVPDHPPVSLRATLARRCKEYMVSLKCQLKVYRYYLCNGHYRVLKQSGLFDAAYYHTLDQKLIHQPIDPLVHYLEYGWQERRNPNPLFDAAWYCYEYELTTEQDPLLHYLEQGQEKGNNPNPLFFTAYYAEQCPESRGKGQTPLGHYIHQGWKEGKRPNPFFDPSWYAVKNPEVRESGQNPLQHYYHIGNKEQQSSLPFFAMRYYCERNPIVRQEWRFPLLHFWTHGDEEEQLPSPLFDPEFYRETYQLDELSHVELFLHYAAEGWRKKYRPSALFDVEFYGATYPESQNAFHPLEYYQEQGVLAGHYPCQEVAELSKKPVISLLVPVFNTEEGLLRRCIHSVLYQAYPHWELCLVDDGSPAEHIRPLLEEYAARDKRIKISLEKENAGISLATNKAAALASGEYFAFLDHDDELTLDALYQVVAAINTHDPDALYSDEELIDWRGLRCTRFYKSDYNPDLLLCHNYITHFFITRSALFRQVGGLSAECTGAQDYDLVLKIAEQSKRIHHIRRSLYRWRAAETSTSIHHEQKEYADAAGLQALSNAVERRGMAAAVQRGPLNFYYRVQRQVRTSCQVSALIRLAGDISNAGEWLQKLLASSSYPYIDYMVLHRDSVEDLSVEFPEELRSRVSFYQLDEQEAEAAALNRIAEQALGEHLIFLWQGLLPQEKDWVETLLGYSQTEGCGVVGGVLAGSDEQLDNLALPDLSDRTCQAFRSLLSEGSVHLNGMHCPQNVIARSFDFCMIETTLFREMQGFDAESFPAYLYDIDFCLRLREAGPEHVFTPFCKAVITAPEERFSSTEDWLDEKACFQKRWRAVLEYNPYYNENRLLTELEVSREEWLHWIAGVEPASS, from the coding sequence ATGCCCCTCGTTTCTGTTGTTATCCCTTGCTATAATCAGGGGGCCTTCGTTGATGAAGCTATCCATTCCGTTCTTGCCCAGACATGGCAGGATTTTGAAATCATCGTTGTTAACGACGGCTCCACGGATCCCTTGACGATTAATCATCTCCAGCAGCTGCATTTCCCCAAGACACGGGTTATCCACACAGGGAATCAAGGGCTGGCCTCGGCCAGAAATAACGGCATCCGCGAGGCCCAAGGCGAGTACATCCTGCCCCTGGATGCAGATGATCGGATCGGCCCGACCTATCTGGAGCAGGCTGTGCAGCTACTGGATCAGGAGCCAGAGCTGGGGATTGTCTACTGTAAGGCCCAGCTTTTTGGTGATGTAGCAACTGAGTGGCTGCTCCCCGAGTTTTCTCTGCAGCGGATCTTGCTGGATAACATCATCTTCTGCACCGCTTTTTTTCGAAAGAGTGACTGGCAGGCTGTGGGGGGCTTTGATCCGGCCATGATCTATGGTTGGGAGGACTATGATTTCTGGCTCTCGCTGCTGGAAAGGGGGCGCAAGGTTGTTCAGATAGAAGAGATCCTCTTTTACTACCGGGTTGCTGCCGATTCAATGGTTCGGGCCCGACCACGGCAGCATAAGGTAGAGAGTTTTGCCCGCATCTTCCGAAAACATCAGGAGCTCTATGCCCAACATATAGAAGTCTGGGTGGATAAGCTGTTGGACGTCACAGAGCCTTATCACCAGGCAGTCCTTTTTCCTGAAGGCAGCAGGGCGGAAGACCATCCTGATAGGGTTCGAAAGGTTGATCCTGGTGTCCGTCGTCTGCAATTTGCCCTTGATCCTCAGGAGCAGGGGGGAGCCTTTCTCTTTCGACCGGCTGACAGTCAGATCATTCTTCAGATCAATGCCCTTTATCTCGTAGATGCAGCCGGTAGCGAGTACCAGGTTCCTTGGACCCATGGGGCTGATTTCTCCCGGGACGGTCTCCTTTTTTTCTGCACTCCAGACCCCTTCATTCAGCTGACCCTTCCTGAAAAGAGCAGGACAGGACCTTCACAGCATGGCCAGCTTATTATAGAAGTTGAGTACCTGGCCTTTGGTCAGGACTGTCTCCCTCTGCTTACTGACCTGTTGAAAAAAATGGAGAAAATAGTACCTGATCATCCTCCGGTATCCCTCAGGGCTACCCTTGCACGTCGATGCAAAGAATATATGGTTAGCCTGAAATGCCAACTCAAGGTATACCGCTATTACCTGTGCAATGGCCATTATCGCGTCCTGAAGCAGAGCGGGCTTTTTGATGCAGCCTATTATCATACCCTTGATCAGAAACTTATTCATCAACCCATAGATCCCCTGGTGCATTACCTGGAGTACGGTTGGCAAGAGCGGCGGAACCCCAATCCGCTCTTTGATGCGGCCTGGTATTGTTATGAGTATGAGCTGACAACGGAGCAAGACCCGCTTCTCCATTATCTTGAGCAGGGGCAGGAAAAAGGGAATAATCCTAATCCTCTTTTTTTCACGGCCTATTATGCAGAACAATGCCCGGAAAGTCGAGGTAAGGGGCAAACCCCGCTGGGGCATTATATCCATCAGGGCTGGAAGGAGGGAAAACGGCCTAATCCCTTTTTTGATCCGTCCTGGTATGCTGTAAAAAATCCAGAGGTCCGGGAGTCTGGTCAGAATCCGCTGCAGCATTATTATCATATCGGCAATAAGGAACAGCAGAGCTCTCTGCCTTTCTTTGCTATGCGGTATTACTGCGAGCGAAACCCCATAGTCCGGCAAGAATGGAGGTTTCCTCTCCTCCACTTCTGGACCCATGGAGATGAAGAGGAGCAGTTACCCTCCCCCCTGTTTGACCCGGAGTTCTACCGGGAGACCTATCAGCTGGATGAGCTCTCCCATGTGGAGCTCTTTCTCCATTATGCAGCCGAGGGATGGCGGAAAAAATATCGGCCCTCGGCCCTGTTTGATGTCGAGTTTTATGGGGCCACCTATCCTGAGTCCCAGAACGCCTTTCATCCCCTGGAGTATTACCAGGAACAGGGCGTCCTTGCTGGCCATTATCCCTGCCAAGAGGTTGCTGAGTTGTCCAAGAAACCTGTTATTAGTCTTCTGGTCCCGGTATTCAACACCGAGGAAGGGCTGCTGCGCCGGTGCATCCACTCGGTTTTGTATCAGGCATATCCCCATTGGGAGCTTTGTCTGGTGGACGATGGGAGTCCTGCAGAGCATATTCGCCCCCTCCTTGAGGAGTATGCCGCTCGGGATAAGCGAATAAAAATCAGCCTGGAAAAAGAGAATGCCGGGATTTCTCTGGCCACGAATAAGGCCGCAGCCTTGGCCAGCGGCGAATATTTCGCCTTTCTGGATCATGATGATGAGCTGACGCTGGATGCCTTGTATCAGGTTGTTGCAGCGATCAATACCCATGATCCCGATGCCCTGTACAGCGATGAGGAACTCATTGACTGGAGGGGACTGCGCTGCACCAGGTTTTATAAGTCAGACTACAATCCTGACTTGCTGCTCTGTCATAACTATATCACCCATTTTTTTATCACCAGAAGCGCCCTGTTTCGCCAGGTAGGAGGATTGTCAGCAGAGTGTACTGGTGCCCAGGATTATGATCTGGTCCTGAAAATCGCCGAACAGAGCAAGCGGATTCACCATATTCGTCGTTCCTTGTACCGATGGCGGGCTGCAGAGACCTCCACCAGTATTCATCATGAGCAAAAGGAGTATGCGGATGCCGCTGGCCTGCAGGCCTTGAGCAATGCTGTTGAACGGAGGGGGATGGCGGCGGCGGTACAGCGGGGGCCTTTGAACTTTTATTATCGCGTGCAACGGCAGGTGAGAACAAGCTGTCAGGTCAGTGCGCTGATCAGGCTTGCTGGTGATATCTCAAACGCGGGAGAGTGGCTGCAAAAACTGCTGGCAAGCAGCAGCTATCCGTATATTGACTATATGGTCCTGCACCGAGATTCAGTGGAGGACCTCTCTGTTGAATTCCCGGAAGAGCTGAGAAGTCGGGTCAGCTTTTATCAGCTGGACGAGCAGGAAGCAGAGGCGGCCGCTCTAAATCGGATTGCGGAACAGGCTCTGGGCGAACACCTCATTTTTCTCTGGCAGGGCCTCTTACCGCAAGAAAAAGACTGGGTGGAAACGCTGCTTGGTTACTCGCAGACAGAGGGCTGCGGAGTGGTCGGAGGTGTACTCGCTGGATCTGATGAACAGCTCGATAATCTGGCCCTGCCTGATCTCTCGGACAGGACCTGCCAGGCCTTTCGTTCCCTGCTGAGCGAAGGGTCGGTCCACCTCAACGGGATGCACTGTCCCCAGAATGTCATTGCCCGTTCCTTTGATTTCTGCATGATCGAAACCACGCTCTTTCGGGAGATGCAAGGCTTTGACGCAGAGAGCTTTCCTGCATATCTCTACGATATTGATTTCTGCCTGCGCCTGAGAGAGGCAGGGCCAGAGCATGTTTTCACCCCCTTTTGTAAGGCCGTTATCACCGCCCCAGAGGAGAGGTTTTCCTCGACAGAAGACTGGCTTGATGAAAAGGCATGTTTTCAGAAAAGGTGGAGAGCTGTCTTAGAGTATAACCCGTATTATAACGAAAACCGGTTGCTCACTGAGCTTGAGGTCTCGCGGGAAGAATGGTTGCACTGGATTGCCGGAGTTGAGCCTGCTTCCTCCTGA
- the pbpC gene encoding penicillin-binding protein 1C: MQVRDEAEASQVEVDLVQHRKKKLLIALAALTIITGCSVLLLFLFLPSPLPEVFPPPCSTKVVDRDGRLLRLFTTKDGYWRLPAHLGNTDGHTAIDPQFIRLLLACEDKRFWSHHGVDPLAMSRALLQFISQGRVVSGASTITMQTVRLLRPHPRSLWWKLLEMFQALRLEQQLSKEEILATYLTLTPYGGNIEGIEAACRFYFQKNATRITPSEAALLISLPQSPERRRPDRQHEQAVVARNRFLHRLYDEGLLTAEQVKLGLEQPIPHKRSPTPFLAPHLSQRLARTTGREEIRTSLVRPLQEQLESIAGQVQDRLGADGKKTLAILVVANQGRRVLAYIGSGDFWSNGIDLTRARRSPGSALKPFIYGLAFEQGFLHPETRILDRPTRFGGYGPGNFDGRFRGWISVREALQRSLNLPAVQVLERVGPQRLLSRFAGLGLAVDQDKPPGLSLALGGTAASLKELTGLYAALADRGQFKPLSYNPDAPVPSGQKMLSRAATWYVDDILRTRPPRSGLAPKGVQGSRIRYKTGTSYGYRDAWALGYTPGGHTVGVWIGRPDWGYGKETTGANSAVPVLFRVFAALNTMQEPQGKQAEVKQIHHGIPAEVLLVRHNQLPVHLQWFSRTAGTGQGANKPRIYFPVDGSTMQLEQEPLLALKAQGGIPPFHWLVNGRPLGREHREAITSYSPEGPGLTQITLVDSRGKRDSVSVWLAQGEAAGR; the protein is encoded by the coding sequence TTGCAAGTCCGTGATGAAGCAGAAGCATCGCAGGTAGAGGTAGATCTCGTGCAGCATCGGAAGAAAAAGCTCCTCATCGCCCTTGCTGCGCTGACCATCATAACAGGCTGTTCCGTCCTGCTCCTCTTCCTTTTCCTCCCCTCCCCCCTGCCCGAGGTCTTCCCACCGCCCTGCTCCACCAAGGTGGTAGACCGCGACGGCAGGCTTCTCCGCCTCTTTACCACTAAGGACGGCTATTGGCGTCTGCCTGCCCATCTGGGCAACACGGACGGCCACACGGCAATTGACCCGCAGTTTATCCGCCTCCTCCTGGCCTGTGAGGATAAACGCTTCTGGTCCCATCACGGGGTGGACCCGCTGGCCATGAGCCGGGCCTTGCTCCAGTTCATCAGCCAGGGCCGGGTGGTGTCCGGGGCCTCCACCATCACCATGCAGACCGTGCGTCTGCTCCGTCCTCATCCCCGCAGCCTCTGGTGGAAGCTCTTGGAGATGTTCCAGGCCCTGCGTCTGGAGCAGCAGTTGAGCAAAGAGGAGATCCTGGCAACCTATCTCACCCTGACCCCCTATGGCGGCAATATTGAAGGCATCGAGGCTGCCTGTCGCTTCTACTTCCAGAAGAACGCGACCCGCATCACCCCCTCCGAGGCAGCCCTGCTGATCAGTCTGCCCCAGTCCCCGGAACGCAGGCGACCGGACCGCCAGCATGAGCAGGCTGTGGTCGCACGCAATCGTTTCCTCCACCGCCTCTATGACGAAGGCCTGTTGACCGCAGAGCAGGTGAAGCTTGGCCTGGAGCAACCGATCCCGCATAAGCGCAGCCCGACCCCCTTCCTGGCCCCGCATCTGAGCCAACGCCTTGCGCGTACCACAGGCCGGGAGGAAATCAGAACCTCCTTAGTCCGACCGTTGCAGGAACAGCTGGAAAGCATTGCCGGGCAGGTCCAGGACCGCCTCGGTGCAGATGGAAAAAAGACCCTGGCCATCCTGGTGGTGGCGAATCAGGGCCGCAGGGTGCTGGCTTATATCGGTTCAGGGGACTTCTGGTCCAATGGCATTGACCTGACCAGGGCGCGGCGTTCTCCCGGCTCTGCCCTGAAACCCTTTATCTATGGTCTGGCCTTTGAGCAGGGCTTCCTCCACCCGGAGACCCGCATTCTGGATCGCCCGACCCGCTTTGGGGGCTACGGACCCGGCAACTTTGACGGTCGTTTTCGAGGCTGGATCTCTGTACGCGAGGCCCTGCAACGCTCCCTGAACCTGCCTGCCGTGCAGGTGCTGGAACGGGTCGGCCCCCAACGCCTCCTCTCCCGCTTTGCCGGACTCGGTCTGGCTGTTGATCAGGATAAGCCACCCGGTCTGTCCCTGGCCCTGGGCGGCACCGCAGCAAGCCTGAAAGAGCTGACCGGCCTGTATGCTGCCCTGGCAGACAGGGGGCAGTTCAAGCCCCTCTCCTATAATCCAGATGCGCCTGTCCCTTCCGGGCAGAAGATGCTTTCCAGGGCAGCAACCTGGTATGTGGATGATATCCTCCGCACCCGACCACCCCGCTCCGGCCTGGCACCCAAAGGGGTGCAGGGCAGCAGGATTCGCTATAAGACCGGGACCTCCTATGGCTATCGGGATGCCTGGGCCTTGGGCTATACCCCTGGGGGGCATACCGTCGGGGTCTGGATCGGTCGCCCGGATTGGGGCTATGGCAAGGAGACCACAGGGGCCAACTCGGCGGTGCCGGTGCTCTTTCGGGTCTTTGCCGCCTTGAACACCATGCAGGAGCCGCAAGGGAAGCAGGCAGAGGTCAAACAGATACATCATGGCATCCCTGCTGAGGTCCTGCTGGTGCGCCATAATCAACTGCCGGTGCATCTGCAATGGTTTTCCCGGACAGCAGGGACGGGGCAGGGAGCAAACAAACCACGAATCTACTTCCCGGTGGACGGTAGCACTATGCAGCTGGAGCAAGAGCCGCTGCTCGCCCTCAAGGCCCAGGGCGGCATCCCGCCCTTTCACTGGCTGGTCAACGGGCGGCCTCTGGGGCGGGAGCACCGGGAGGCCATCACCTCCTATAGCCCGGAGGGGCCGGGCCTGACCCAGATCACCCTGGTGGACAGCCGGGGCAAACGGGATTCGGTCTCGGTTTGGTTGGCACAAGGGGAAGCGGCAGGCCGGTGA
- the msrB gene encoding peptide-methionine (R)-S-oxide reductase MsrB, with translation MKPFIPILIFFAGWGVLSEAFAGATTEQAVLAGGCFWCMEADFQKVKGVQEVVSGYTGGTGTNPTYDDYVQKGHIEVVQITYDPAVLSYAELLNIFWQKVDPVDPDGQFCDRGHAYSTAIFYTTEDQRKRAEASKAALEQSGLLAQPIATKIRQSSIFYPAEEYHQNYSEKNPIRYKFYRFKCGRDQRLEELWDGKELPAVTQETAEQKAEGNMTFTGFTKPSQKELQKRLSPLQYKVTQEDGTEPAFKNAYWEKSQPGIYVDIVSGEPLFSSLDKYKSGTGWPSFTKPLVPENIIEREDRSWFSVRTEVRSKHADSHLGHVFTDGPAPTGLRYCMNSAALRFIPAKDLEKEGYGTYTKLFPESKR, from the coding sequence ATGAAACCCTTTATTCCGATACTTATCTTTTTTGCAGGTTGGGGAGTGCTGTCTGAAGCCTTTGCCGGAGCAACTACTGAACAGGCTGTCCTGGCTGGCGGTTGTTTCTGGTGTATGGAGGCAGATTTTCAGAAGGTCAAAGGCGTGCAGGAGGTTGTTTCCGGCTATACCGGCGGAACCGGCACCAATCCGACCTATGATGATTATGTGCAAAAAGGGCATATTGAGGTGGTCCAAATCACCTATGATCCCGCTGTCCTCTCCTATGCCGAGCTTCTCAATATATTCTGGCAAAAGGTCGATCCGGTTGATCCCGATGGTCAATTCTGTGACCGGGGCCATGCCTATTCAACGGCGATTTTTTACACGACTGAGGACCAGAGGAAAAGAGCTGAGGCCTCAAAAGCGGCCTTGGAACAGTCCGGCTTGCTTGCTCAGCCCATTGCCACCAAGATACGGCAGAGCAGCATCTTTTATCCAGCTGAAGAGTATCATCAGAATTACTCGGAAAAAAATCCCATCCGCTATAAGTTTTATCGCTTTAAATGCGGGCGGGATCAGCGTCTTGAGGAGTTATGGGATGGAAAAGAGTTGCCCGCAGTTACCCAAGAAACAGCTGAACAAAAAGCAGAAGGGAACATGACCTTTACAGGGTTTACAAAGCCGAGCCAGAAAGAGTTGCAGAAGCGCCTGAGCCCGCTTCAGTATAAGGTCACCCAGGAAGACGGTACAGAACCGGCATTTAAGAATGCGTATTGGGAGAAGAGCCAGCCAGGCATCTACGTGGACATCGTCTCGGGAGAGCCGCTGTTCAGTTCGCTGGATAAGTACAAGTCCGGGACAGGCTGGCCAAGCTTTACCAAGCCCCTTGTACCGGAAAATATTATTGAGCGTGAGGACAGAAGCTGGTTTTCCGTGCGCACCGAGGTGCGGAGCAAACATGCTGATTCCCATCTCGGCCATGTCTTTACTGATGGGCCAGCGCCTACAGGCCTGCGCTATTGCATGAACTCGGCAGCGCTTCGCTTTATTCCGGCAAAGGACCTGGAAAAAGAGGGCTATGGCACCTATACGAAACTCTTTCCTGAAAGCAAACGCTGA
- a CDS encoding choice-of-anchor Q domain-containing protein: MVTLNNCTVSGNTANYGNEVVKGTNTIIADSFNFFGHSGESNSEAFDGFTPGTSDFTATSDGTDPTVLVAILGPLADNGGLTKTHALVAGSPAIDLDAACSAGLSQDQRGEARPSGAGCDAGAFEFDSTLPHDNNTGFLPAMYLLLL, encoded by the coding sequence ATGGTCACTCTGAATAATTGCACGGTCAGCGGAAACACAGCTAATTACGGTAATGAAGTCGTTAAGGGCACCAACACCATCATTGCGGACAGCTTCAATTTCTTCGGTCACAGCGGCGAGAGCAATAGCGAAGCCTTTGATGGCTTCACCCCCGGAACGAGCGACTTCACGGCCACCAGCGACGGCACCGACCCCACCGTCTTGGTGGCCATCCTCGGCCCTTTGGCCGACAACGGCGGCCTAACGAAGACCCATGCCTTGGTTGCGGGCAGTCCGGCCATTGATTTGGATGCGGCATGCAGTGCCGGTCTGAGTCAGGACCAACGCGGTGAAGCCCGTCCTTCTGGTGCAGGCTGCGATGCAGGCGCCTTTGAGTTCGACAGTACTCTCCCGCATGACAACAATACCGGTTTCCTGCCTGCGATGTATCTACTTTTGCTCTGA
- a CDS encoding peroxidase family protein, which translates to MKQEYGNKISWADLMILAGNCALESMGFKTFGFAGGREDVWEPEEDIYWGTEKEWLATSDQPNSRYSGKRDLENPWLLSRWV; encoded by the coding sequence ATCAAGCAGGAGTACGGCAACAAGATTTCCTGGGCCGATCTGATGATCCTGGCCGGGAACTGCGCCCTGGAGTCCATGGGGTTTAAGACCTTCGGCTTTGCAGGCGGGCGCGAGGATGTCTGGGAGCCGGAAGAGGATATCTACTGGGGCACGGAGAAAGAGTGGCTGGCAACCAGTGACCAGCCCAACAGTCGCTACTCTGGTAAACGCGATCTGGAAAACCCCTGGCTGCTGTCCAGATGGGTCTGA
- a CDS encoding DUF6174 domain-containing protein, translating to MKVIQLVLLAVIVSLFGCIHPVPPPSPGNPDQDALNKHIALWKDAHLSNYTYTYKRVCFCPPEEDIIVAVQYGEVALASYYPSNTPVTPERLDDLMTVEELFEVIQKAINDDVARLDVAYNPQLGYPERISIDIDERIADEEMTHLVSNLH from the coding sequence ATGAAGGTAATTCAACTGGTTCTACTTGCTGTTATTGTCTCACTTTTCGGCTGCATTCATCCTGTGCCGCCTCCTTCTCCAGGCAATCCAGACCAGGATGCTCTCAATAAGCATATTGCCCTGTGGAAGGATGCCCATCTCTCGAACTACACCTACACTTATAAAAGGGTCTGCTTTTGCCCGCCAGAGGAGGATATCATCGTGGCAGTACAGTACGGCGAGGTCGCCCTGGCATCATATTACCCCAGTAATACCCCTGTGACGCCGGAACGGCTTGACGATCTCATGACCGTTGAGGAGCTCTTTGAGGTGATCCAGAAGGCCATCAACGATGACGTCGCCCGCCTGGACGTGGCCTATAATCCACAGTTGGGCTATCCAGAACGTATCTCCATTGATATAGATGAACGGATAGCAGATGAGGAGATGACGCACTTGGTCAGTAACCTGCATTAA